A single region of the Plasmodium reichenowi strain SY57 chromosome 9, whole genome shotgun sequence genome encodes:
- a CDS encoding thioredoxin 3, putative, whose protein sequence is MALICIGSVCFSLFHIGVIILLIINYFSSHIKKIFPSFFKNPNKEEIDKHIGNILEAKRKNKQLEQSIYIELKNTGSLNQVFSSTQNSSIVIKFGAVWCKPCNKIKEYFKNQLNYYFVTLVDIDVDIHPKLNDQHNIKALPTFEFYFNLNNEWVLVHTVEGANQNDIEKAFQKYCLEKPK, encoded by the exons atggcTCTTATTTGCATCGGATCAGTATGTTTTTCACTTTTCCATATAGGagttataattttattaattataaattatttttcatctcatataaaaaaaatatttcctTCCTTCTTCAAAAATCCAAATAAAG AAGAAATAGACAAACATATTGGAAATATCTTAGAAGcaaaaaggaaaaataagCAG CTTGAACAAAGTATTTATATCGAATTAAAAAACACTGGAAGTTTAAACCAGGTATTTTCATCAACCCAAAATTCTTCCATAGTCATCAAATTTGGTGCCGTTTGGTGTAAGCCGTGTAATAAAATCAAAGAGTATTTTAAG AATCAActgaattattattttgtaacATTGGTTGATATTGATGTTGATATACACCCAAAATTAAATGATCAACATAACATTAAAGCATTGCCAACATTtgaattttattttaatttgaATAATGAATGGGTCTTAGTTCATACA GTTGAAGGAGCTAATCAAAATGATATAGAAAAGGCATTTCAGAAGTACTGTTTAGAAAAACCAAAATGa
- a CDS encoding hypothetical protein (conserved Plasmodium protein, unknown function) produces MGNKMLLTKKDKNGLKKVVYIFLILILIFSDQWSFPLVYSFCINKRSFVLNSIGKNHNAPKYRIRDNGKTLLEIGNSIKEQNVSKALANLDELFLAAPDDKKLSKKMSMICGNVLNLCGRFNDINNMIKVIEKMKNHNIEMQENSYLAICNYYISNNYIYEYILTINKMIEKNITIRERFYKYILVHILDLSFEKNYASQRMDYNLKDKYTKDSLISGREINHPHNNIHMDINNNERNNLIKNIDYNNFDKYQNMLNKYDITLEQEDQKYILHNYLLIDIFKHMNDNKIKIKLIYLLKLIYYVYENIQYIIRKNKANEKLITNYKEQNISINDNDQRNIEKLKDKNFTNDKHDEDETIDSNDEQIDDMHKQKNTNKNKKLFVLKDILIEQLRNILELYKMNYESMNINIKKYEETLDEEERRSIYYNVNKITKRLPFIKLTENIKNTYNCKNCDENINTYFLSLKHIIIVIINIIMITHQFNNKEILKIKHFFSILNGPVDYTEGDMEKKEETEKSGGTNQKNVQGGHNLKCEHSVQDEHNVKFEHNVKFEHNVQFEPNEQFEHNVQDDNNITNGMNEKKNSDIIPNQEQINGSEKNHTSNINEMNKLFDKGNYTCLLDGANIGYNKQNVENGRFSFLQIEILKEIIKKKNNEKPLIILPKIYHYKNSLKYLHSKEEKANEFESSDQNEKEEDILKDTHLKGKKNSHIFIPNKTIKIKKTSPFFSEPRHFTRREKDISNYANGGMSNNKNDTSYSEKNESYDNSHDALSYIKRIFNRLDSTDVDIIKKWEKEKCLYICNYNMYDDYYYILGSLAKSNNYFNIYYYIDELSKHFHKYQTLNHNIIIDNYNIMDNNLVYNNREVLYVHNNVIYDKNSDIMVLVSEENMNRENKYISMNEQYYNDKIKKNNANVKLFEQYKNNMKFLDKEIIKYNNDIFMDTFMYDMDSGQHILVNPHEGNKERVSQQQSVCNNNDVLKNKENTLDNNDNLLIKNKKSLKDIISESTEQKNNPEKEKSKKNKNNNNNNNMKNNNNTFYYSNIYIKCVTHMKSVQKPIYIYTNDKMKNHYFNEYTNYILKKWKKKSFISFYFKQPVILSEIKEQAGNNAIDVENILQNYRLPFVNLENFKLYIDDIVSYKQKNVYHIKINTPYKTFMSYQKDHFPYMSHNNIVKYLCIDFSKI; encoded by the exons ATGGGTAATAAAATGCTTTTAACaaaaaaggataaaaatGGATTAAAGAAAgtagtatatatatttttaatattaatactTATCTTCAGTGACCAATGGTCATTTCCTTTGGTTTATTCTTTCtgtattaataaaagatCGTTTGTTTTAAATTCAATAGGAAAAAATCATAAC GCACCGAAGTACAGAATTCGAGATAATGGAAAGACTCTTTTAGAAATTGGAAACAGCATAAAGGAACAAAATGTTTCAAAAGCTTTAGCTAATTTGGATGAACTTTTCTTAGCAGCACCTGATgacaaaaaattatcaaaaAAGATGAGTATGATTTGTGGAAATGTGTTAAATTTATGTGGACGATttaatgatattaataatatgataaagGTTATAGAGAAGATGaaaaatcataatattGAAATGCAAGAAAATTCATATCTTGCtatatgtaattattatatatcgaataattacatttatgaatatattttaactataaataaaatgatagAGAAGAATATTACCATACGTGAAAggttttataaatatatattagtaCATATATTAGACTTAtcatttgaaaaaaattatgcAAGTCAAAGAATGGATTACAATTTGaaagataaatatacaaaagaCAGTCTTATAAGCGGTAGAGAAATTAATCATCCACATAACAATATCCACAtggatataaataataatgaaagaaataatttaataaaaaatatagattacaataattttgataaataccaaaatatgttaaataaatatgatattaCATTGGAACAAGAAgatcaaaaatatatattgcaCAACTATTTACTTATTGATATCTTCAAGCATAtgaatgataataaaataaaaattaaacttatatatttattaaagcttatttattatgtatatgaaaatatacaatatattataagaaaaaataaagcTAATGAAAAGTTAATAACAAATTATAAGGAACAAAATATATCCATAAATGATAACGATCAAAGGaatattgaaaaattaaaagataaaaattttaCAAATGATAAACATGATGAAGATGAGACCATTGATAGTAACGATGAACAAATAGACGATATGCATAAACAAAAgaatacaaataaaaataaaaaactttttgttttaaaagatatattaatagaacaattaagaaatattttagagttatacaaaatgaattatgaatccatgaatataaatataaaaaaatatgaagaGACATTAGATGAAGAAGAGAGAAGaagtatatattacaatgttaataaaattacAAAGAGGTTAccatttattaaattaactgaaaatataaaaaatacttataattgtaaaaattgtgatgaaaatattaatacatattttctgtccttaaaacatataataattgtaattattaacataattatgataactcatcaatttaataataaagaaattttaaaaattaaacaCTTTTTTTCTATTCTCAATGGTCCAGTAGATTACACCGAAGGGGATATGgaaaaaaaggaagaaaCCGAGAAAAGCGGAGGAACTaatcaaaaaaatgtaCAAGGTGGACATAATCTAAAATGTGAACATAGTGTACAAGACGAGCATAATGTAAAATTTGAACATAATGTAAAATTTGAACATAATGTACAATTTGAACCGAATGAACAATTTGAACATAATGTAcaagatgataataatataacgAATGGAatgaatgaaaaaaaaaattcagATATAATACCTAATCAAGAACAAATAAATGGGAGCGAAAAAAACCATACATCCAACATTAACGAAATGAACAAATTGTTCGATAAAGGTAATTATACATGTTTATTAGATGGGGCGAATATaggatataataaacaGAATGTAGAAAATGGACGATTTAGCTTTTTACAAattgaaatattaaaagaaataataaaaaagaaaaataatgagAAACCTTTAATTATACTTccaaaaatatatcattataaaaattcattAAAATATCTACATTCAAAAGAAGAGAAAGCTAATGAGTTCGAATCAAGTGatcaaaatgaaaaagaagaagataTTTTGAAAGACACACAtttaaaaggaaaaaagaattcacatatatttataccaaataaaactataaaaataaaaaagacTAGTCCATTTTTTTCAGAACCTAGGCATTTCACAAGAAGAGAAAAGGATATTTCAAATTATGCAAATGGTGGTATGtctaataataaaaatgatacaAGTTATtcagaaaaaaatgaatcaTATGACAATTCTCATGATGCTTTAtcttatataaaaagaatatttaataGATTAGATAGTACTGATgtagatataataaagaaatgggaaaaagaaaaatgtttatatatatgtaattataatatgtatgatgattattattatatattaggAAGTTTAGCaaaaagtaataattattttaatatatattattatatagatGAATTATCTAAAcattttcataaatatCAAACATTgaatcataatattattatagacaattataatattatggATAATAATTTAGTTTACAATAACAGAGAAgtattatatgtacataataATGTGATTTATGATAAGAATAGTGATATTATGGTTTTAGTAAGtgaagaaaatatgaaccgagaaaacaaatatatatctatgaatgaacaatattataatgataaaattaaaaaaaataatgctaatgtaaaattatttgaacaatataaaaataatatgaaatttttagataaagaaattattaaatataataatgatatttttatggATACATTTATGTATGATATGGATAGTGGACAACATATATTGGTTAACCCGCATGAAGGTAATAAAGAAAGGGTAAGTCAACAACAAAGTGTTTGTAACAATAATGATGTATTAAagaataaagaaaatacattagataataatgataatttattaattaaaaataagaaatcCTTAAAGGATATTATAAGTGAATCTACAGAACAGAAAAATAACCCtgaaaaggaaaaaagtaaaaaaaataaaaataataataataataataatatgaagaataataataatacattttattatagtaacatatatataaaatgtgtTACACATATGAAAAGTGTTCAAAAacctatatatatttatacgaatgataaaatgaaaaatcattattttaatgaatatacaaattatatattaaagaaatGGAAGAAAAAAAGTTTTATCTCCTTTTATTTCAAACAACCTGTTATTTTATCTGAAATAAAAGAACAAGCAGGGAATAATGCTATAGATGTCGAAAATATACTACAAAATTACAGGTTACCGTTTGTTAATCTAGAGAActttaaattatatatagatgATATTGTATCATATAAACAGAAAAATGTATATcacataaaaattaatacaCCATACAAAACATTCATGTCTTATCAAAAGGATCATTTCCCATATATGTctcataataatattgtaaaatatttatgtatagatttttcaaaaatataa
- a CDS encoding hypothetical protein (conserved Plasmodium protein, unknown function), whose product MDPYKFNSWIRLLISLCSTGAYILISLMLPLFVAVPSFQTTYGIFFVSPYNDNKYIKWHEFESHACKNENVVLPQINYNASKGKEFTRNMRKQLCHSINFLKNYLLITFIVSIIDLIVVKGVLLYAHFREHPETFALKHVKFCNKLITLIICITITNCILLVAPVFFFNSYEEFGKTHYLHAGFYILLADFLTHFIIVIFLKRDKTILKCVCELELIPWDEKRKLPVHYAEFNDTLISPNEITNYLQGLFQQDNINEEQLKNFFGTDNYEQIYYVILNNLKNQKQMMNITPM is encoded by the exons ATGGATccatataaatttaatagTTGGATAAGGTTATTAATTTCGTTATGTTCAACTGGTGcatacattttaatatcCTTGATGCTGCCTTTGTTTGTG GCAGTACCAAGTTTTCAAACAACATATGGTATATTCTTTGTTAGCCCATATAATGacaacaaatatataaagtgGCATGAATTTGAATCTCATGCTtgtaaaaatgaaaat GTTGTCTTACCTCAGATCAATTATAATGCCTCGAAGGGAAAAGAGTTCACAAGAAATATGAGAAAGCAATTATGCCATTCTATAAACTTCCtcaaaaattatttattaatt ACTTTTATAGTGTCTATCATAGATTTAATTGTAGTTAAGGGAGTACTATTATATGCTCATTTCAGGGAACATCCTGAAACGTTTGCTTTAAAACATGTCAAGTTTtgtaataaattaattactttaataatatgtattacTATAACAAATTGTATTTTGCTTGTTGCCCCcgtctttttttttaattcttatgagga ATTTGGGAAAACCCATTATTTACATGCTGggttttatatattactagCTGATTTTCTTacacattttattattgtaatatttttaaaaag AGATAAAACAATTCTGAAATGCGTTTGTGAATTAGAGCTTATACCTTGGGATGAAAAACGAAAATTACCAGTTCATTATGCCGAATTTAATGATACATTAATTAGCCCTAACGAAATAACAAATTATc TTCAAGGATTATTTCAACAGGATAACATTAACGAAGAACAACTTAAAAACTTTTTTGGCACAGATAATTatgaacaaatatattatgtcattttgaataatttaaaaaatcaaaaacAAATGATGAATATTACACctatgtaa